A section of the Subtercola frigoramans genome encodes:
- a CDS encoding DUF58 domain-containing protein, which produces MSKLPRLTLRGWGFVSVAVVFFVVMQVLQHREFSFVALFLLALPLIGLASVSLYRLPLTVERRFQPELAPAGSLVTVRLTLRNEGVRAAPEASWSDSAEAPLAPSEPAELPLLRGFRSSRSDAPTAHALSYERNATHRGHHAIGPLVLLLVDPFGMAYRRASVGATDVLTVTPSIVPLPRGALRLAAGSGAAQQSRQLGSGGEHDVISRKYQTGDSMRRVNWSATARFGELMVRQDDQQNDQHAVVILDSSRQSYRSVSEQRSVSGRSGREHQGGGSWSPEFEWAVSMAASIGVHLLEEGFHVRVVDSAHPEGRQFEPDSAGTFADLPGEHALLLHSAQADLVDAVDVDFRHAVTRDDSVAGDAPPLFAVVGRLGATSTQTLAVAARLASSAVAVIVVPGEHVGPGGRAEPGKREASGGREARRDPDWAVALRDVLEDSGWVAQIVSSDDAPSSVWGTSSGERLTL; this is translated from the coding sequence ATGTCGAAGCTCCCGCGCCTGACCCTCCGTGGCTGGGGTTTCGTGAGCGTCGCCGTCGTGTTCTTCGTGGTGATGCAGGTTCTGCAGCACCGGGAATTCAGTTTCGTCGCGTTGTTTCTGCTTGCCCTTCCACTCATCGGCCTCGCCAGTGTCTCGCTGTACCGCCTGCCTCTGACTGTGGAGCGTCGGTTCCAGCCGGAACTCGCTCCAGCAGGATCACTCGTCACGGTGCGGTTGACGCTCCGGAACGAAGGGGTGCGTGCGGCGCCGGAGGCCAGCTGGTCGGATTCGGCCGAGGCGCCACTGGCACCCAGTGAGCCTGCCGAGCTGCCACTTCTTCGCGGATTCCGCTCCAGCCGATCCGACGCCCCCACTGCCCACGCCCTGAGCTACGAACGGAATGCCACGCATCGGGGTCACCATGCGATCGGGCCACTGGTACTGCTGCTCGTGGATCCCTTCGGCATGGCCTACCGCCGGGCATCCGTTGGCGCCACCGATGTGCTCACCGTGACGCCGTCTATCGTTCCGCTGCCGAGAGGAGCATTGCGGTTGGCGGCTGGCTCCGGCGCCGCCCAGCAGTCCCGACAACTCGGCAGCGGGGGAGAACACGACGTCATCTCGCGCAAGTACCAGACCGGCGACTCGATGCGCAGGGTGAACTGGTCTGCCACGGCGCGGTTCGGTGAACTCATGGTTCGACAGGATGACCAGCAGAACGACCAGCATGCCGTCGTCATTCTCGATTCGTCGCGGCAGAGTTATCGCTCTGTCTCTGAACAGCGCTCTGTCTCTGGCCGCTCTGGGCGTGAACACCAGGGAGGCGGCTCCTGGTCGCCGGAGTTCGAATGGGCAGTCTCGATGGCCGCGTCGATCGGGGTGCATCTGCTCGAAGAAGGATTCCACGTGCGCGTGGTGGACAGCGCTCACCCTGAGGGTCGGCAATTCGAACCGGATTCGGCCGGTACGTTCGCCGATCTCCCCGGCGAACACGCTCTTCTGCTTCACTCCGCACAGGCCGACCTCGTCGACGCCGTCGATGTCGACTTCCGTCATGCGGTGACTCGCGACGACTCCGTTGCCGGCGACGCTCCGCCGCTCTTTGCTGTGGTGGGCCGGCTCGGGGCAACCTCGACCCAGACCCTGGCGGTGGCCGCTCGGCTGGCGTCGAGTGCTGTAGCGGTCATCGTCGTGCCGGGCGAGCATGTGGGGCCTGGTGGGCGCGCAGAGCCCGGCAAGCGAGAAGCATCTGGCGGGCGAGAAGCGCGCCGGGATCCCGACTGGGCCGTGGCGCTTCGCGATGTGCTCGAAGACTCCGGGTGGGTCGCCCAGATCGTCTCGAGTGACGACGCACCGTCATCGGTGTGGGGGACCAGCAGTGGCGAGCGGCTGACACTGTGA
- a CDS encoding AAA family ATPase, whose protein sequence is MSEPRADDTPDSTLAEFDRLASAILENLQKVINGKTEVATLSLVVLLAEGHLLVEDVPGVGKTTLAKALARSVGCTVSRIQFTPDLLPSDVTGVSIYNQHEREFEFKPGAVFANIVIADEINRASPKTQSALLECMEERQVSIDGQTYFLEAPFSVVATQNPIEMEGTYALPEAQRDRFMVRVSMGYPDARAELAMLHNRELVSPLEQIEAVVTRTELQSMIETARSVFVSPAVEQYAVNIAQATRRDSEIRLGVSPRATLHLVRAAKVTAALDGRDYVLPDDIDALVVPVLAHRVLLTRRSLADNRGGSARAVDDVLRRIVSSTPVPLVATRMA, encoded by the coding sequence ATGAGCGAACCACGAGCTGATGACACGCCGGATTCGACGCTCGCCGAGTTCGACAGGCTGGCTTCGGCGATTCTGGAGAACCTGCAGAAGGTCATCAACGGCAAGACCGAAGTGGCCACCCTGTCGCTCGTGGTGCTCCTCGCAGAAGGTCATCTGCTCGTCGAAGACGTTCCTGGTGTGGGCAAGACCACTCTGGCCAAAGCGCTCGCCCGCTCTGTCGGCTGCACCGTCAGTCGCATCCAGTTCACGCCCGACCTCCTGCCGAGCGACGTGACGGGTGTCTCGATCTACAACCAGCATGAGCGGGAGTTCGAATTCAAACCGGGGGCGGTGTTCGCGAACATCGTGATCGCCGATGAGATCAACCGGGCGTCTCCGAAGACCCAGTCCGCCCTCCTCGAATGCATGGAGGAGCGGCAGGTCTCCATCGACGGCCAGACCTACTTTCTCGAGGCACCCTTCAGCGTGGTGGCGACGCAGAACCCGATCGAGATGGAGGGCACCTATGCCCTGCCAGAAGCGCAGCGTGACCGGTTCATGGTGCGGGTGTCGATGGGGTACCCCGATGCCAGGGCCGAACTCGCCATGCTGCACAATCGTGAACTGGTGAGCCCACTCGAACAGATCGAGGCAGTGGTGACCCGCACAGAACTCCAGTCGATGATCGAGACCGCGCGAAGCGTCTTCGTGTCGCCGGCCGTCGAGCAGTATGCCGTGAACATCGCCCAGGCAACCCGTCGGGACTCCGAGATCCGTCTTGGCGTCAGCCCGAGGGCGACACTGCACCTGGTGCGTGCAGCCAAGGTGACGGCCGCTCTGGATGGCCGCGACTATGTTCTGCCCGATGACATCGATGCGCTCGTGGTGCCGGTTCTGGCTCATCGCGTGCTTCTGACCCGTCGCTCGCTCGCCGACAATCGCGGGGGCAGCGCCCGGGCGGTCGACGATGTGCTGCGAAGAATCGTCTCCAGCACCCCGGTTCCCCTCGTGGCCACCAGGATGGCGTAG